The following are from one region of the Coffea eugenioides isolate CCC68of chromosome 2, Ceug_1.0, whole genome shotgun sequence genome:
- the LOC113760629 gene encoding pectinesterase 2-like — MFTKLAMAYPLAIFLFVTVFVSPAISRQLPPSTIKSWCAQTPYPQPCEYFLSHSPKYGHGYPIKGKSDFLKMSLNLALERALHGRENTYNLGSKCQNQREKAAWADCLELYESTIVKINKTVDPYTKCSAVDAQTWLSTALTNLETCKQGFTELGRGADFLVPLMSNSNVSCLISNTLSLNKVGYNEPSYKEGFPTWVKPGDRKLLQSSSPKPNVVVAQDGSGNFKTVAQAIAAAAKRSGNGRYVIHIKAGTYKENVEIGTKLKNIMLVGDGIGKTIITGSKSVDGGSTTFKSATVAVVGDGFIARGISFRNTAGPQNHQAVALRSGSDLSVFYQCSFEGYQDTLYVHSERQFYRECDIYGTVDFIFGNAAVVFQNCNIYARNPPNKTNTITAQGRTDPNQNTGISILNSRVTAASDLKPVQSSVKTYLGRPWKEYSRTVFMKTFLDGLINPDGWMPWSGNFALNTLYYGEYANTGPGSSTAKRVNWKGYHVITSATEASKFTVGNFIAGSSWLPATNVPFTSGL; from the exons ATGTTCACAAAACTAGCAATGGCGTACCCTTTGGCAATTTTCCTGTTCGTGACTGTTTTTGTTTCTCCGGCCATCTCTAGACAACTTCCTCCATCAACAATAAAATCATGGTGTGCACAAACCCCATATCCACAACCGTGTGAGTATTTCTTGTCCCACAGCCCTAAATACGGTCATGGCTATCCCATAAAAGGCAAGTCCGATTTTCTGAAGATGTCACTCAATCTTGCCTTAGAACGTGCCCTGCATGGCCGGGAAAACACATACAACCTTGGCTCAAAATGTCAAAACCAGCGCGAAAAGGCTGCATGGGCAGATTGTCTAGAGCTTTACGAAAGCACCATTGTCAAGATTAACAAAACTGTTGATCCTTACACCAAGTGCAGTGCAGTTGATGCGCAAACTTGGCTTAGCACAGCACTCACCAATCTTGAGACATGCAAGCAAGGGTTCACTGAGCTTGGACGCGGTGCTGATTTTCTTGTGCCCTTGATGTCAAATAGTAACGTTAGCTGTTTGATTAGTAACACTTTGTCCCTAAACAAAGTGGGATATAACGAGCCAAGCTACAAGGAGGGGTTCCCAACTTGGGTGAAACCTGGTGACAGGAAACTCTTGCAGTCTTCATCTCCAAAGCCAAATGTTGTGGTAGCCCAAGATGGTTCGGGCAACTTTAAGACGGTCGCTCAAGCTATAGCTGCTGCCGCGAAGCGATCGGGAAATGGGAGGTATGTGATACACATAAAGGCAGGAACATATAAGGAAAATGTGGAGATTGGAACTAAGTTGAAGAATATCATGTTGGTTGGTGATGGTATTGGAAAAACCATTATCACCGGAAGCAAGAGCGTTGACGGTGGTAGCACCACTTTCAAATCTGCAACAGTTG CCGTTGTCGGCGATGGATTCATTGCTCGTGGGATTTCATTTAGGAACACAGCGGGACCTCAAAATCACCAAGCGGTGGCTCTTCGATCTGGTTCCGATCTCTCTGTATTTTACCAATGCAGCTTTGAAGGCTATCAAGACACCCTTTATGTCCACTCGGAAAGACAATTTTACAGGGAATGTGATATCTACGGAACTGTTGATTTTATATTTGGAAATGCTGCTGTCGTCTTCCAAAACTGTAACATCTATGCAAGAAATCCTCCGAACAAGACAAACACTATCACCGCACAAGGTAGAACCGACCCTAACCAAAACACTGGAATATCCATTCTCAATTCCAGAGTTACCGCAGCTTCTGACTTGAAACCAGTTCAAAGCTCGGTCAAGACATATCTTGGAAGACCATGGAAAGAATATTCAAGGACTGTGTTCATGAAAACATTTCTTGATGGTTTAATTAATCCAGATGGTTGGATGCCCTGGAGTGGTAATTTTGCTCTCAATACGTTGTACTATGGAGAATATGCTAACACAGGCCCTGGTTCATCCACTgcaaaaagggtaaactggaaGGGGTATCACGTGATAACTAGTGCAACAGAGGCTTCTAAATTCACAGTCGGAAACTTCATTGCTGGCAGTTCTTGGTTGCCTGCCACCAATGTGCCCTTCACATCTGGCCTCTAA